One window of the Manihot esculenta cultivar AM560-2 chromosome 14, M.esculenta_v8, whole genome shotgun sequence genome contains the following:
- the LOC110630849 gene encoding 1-deoxy-D-xylulose 5-phosphate reductoisomerase, chloroplastic isoform X2: protein MALNMLSPAEIKAISFLDSTKFSGGFSSKRKDFGAAFARKVQCSAQPPPPAWPGRAFPEPGRKTWDGPKPISIVGSTGSIGTQTLDIVAENPDKFRVVALAAGSNVTLLADQVKTFKPQLVAVRNESVVDELKEALADVEEKPEIIPGEEGVVEVARHPDAVSVVTGIVGCAGLKPTVAAIEAGKDICLANKETLIAGGPFVLPLAHKYNVKILPADSEHSAIFQCIQGLPDGALRRIILTASGGAFRDWPVDKLKEVKVADALKHPNWNMGKKITVDSATLFNKGLEVIEAHYLFGADYDNIEIVIHPQSIIHSMVETQDSSVLAQLGWPDMRLPILYTMSWPDRIYCSEITWPRLDLCKLGSLTFKAPDNVKYPSMDLAYAAGRAGGTMTGVLSAANEKAVEMFINEKISYLEIFKIVELTCDKHREEMVASPSLEEIIHYDLWARDYAASLQPSSGLSPVLA, encoded by the exons ATGGCGCTTAATATGCTTTCCCCTGCTGAAATCAAGGCCATCTCCTTCTTAGATTCTACCAAGT TTTCAGGTGGTTTCAGCTCGAAGAGGAAGGATTTTGGGGCAGCATTTGCGAGGAAAGTGCAGTGTTCGGCCCAGCCTCCTCCACCAGCCTGGCCAGGAAGAGCTTTTCCAGAGCCAGGCCGTAAGACTTGGGATGGTCCTAAGCCTATTTCAATCGTTGGATCCACCGGCTCCATTGGAACTCAG ACACTGGACATAGTGGCAGAGAATCCAGATAAATTCAGAGTTGTTGCTCTTGCAGCTGGTTCAAATGTTACTCTTCTTGCTGATCAG GTGAAGACTTTCAAACCTCAACTTGTTGCTGTTAGGAATGAGTCAGTAGTTGATGAACTCAAAGAGGCTTTGGCTGATGTTGAAGAAAAGCCTGAGATTATTCCTGGGGAGGAAGGAGTTGTTGAG GTTGCTCGCCATCCAGATGCTGTCAGTGTAGTTACAGGAATAGTAGGATGTGCAGGTTTAAAG CCTACTGTTGCTGCAATAGAAGCCGGAAAAGACATATGCTTGGCCAATAAAGAGACGTTAATTGCTGGAGGTCCTTTTGTCCTTCCTCTGGCTCACAAATATAATGTAAAAATTCTTCCAGCTGATTCAGAACATTCTGCCATATTTCAG TGTATTCAGGGCCTGCCAGATGGTGCACTGCGGCGAATTATTTTAACTGCTTCTGGTGGAGCTTTCAG GGACTGGCCTGTTGATAAATTGAAAGAAGTTAAAGTAGCTGATGCTTTAAAGCATCCTAATTGGAATATGGGGAAAAAGATTACTGTGGACTCTGCTACCCTTTTCAATAAG GGTTTAGAAGTCATTGAAGCCCATTATTTGTTTGGAGCTGACTATGATAATATTGAGATAGTAATTCATCCACAATCTATAATACATTCAATGGTTGAAACACAG GATTCATCTGTTCTTGCACAGCTGGGGTGGCCTGATATGCGCTTACCAATCCTATACACTATGTCATGGCCGGATAGGATATACTGCTCTGAAATAACCTGGCCTCGCCTTGATCTTTGCAA GCTTGGGTCTCTAACATTTAAAGCTCCTGACAATGTAAAATACCCATCAATGGATCTAGCCTATGCTGCTGGACGAGCTGGAGGCACAATGACCGGAGTGCTAAGTGCTGCTAACGAGAAAGCCGTAGAGATGTTCATCAACGAAAA GATCAGCTACCTTGAGATTTTCAAGATTGTGGAGCTAACATGTGATAAACATAGAGAGGAAATGGTGGCCTCACCTTCTCTCGAGGAAATTATACATTACGACTTGTGGGCACGAGACTATGCTGCTAGTTTGCAACCCTCTTCTGGTCTAAGCCCTGTTCTTGCATGA
- the LOC110630849 gene encoding 1-deoxy-D-xylulose 5-phosphate reductoisomerase, chloroplastic isoform X1, with the protein MALNMLSPAEIKAISFLDSTKSNHLHKFPGGFSSKRKDFGAAFARKVQCSAQPPPPAWPGRAFPEPGRKTWDGPKPISIVGSTGSIGTQTLDIVAENPDKFRVVALAAGSNVTLLADQVKTFKPQLVAVRNESVVDELKEALADVEEKPEIIPGEEGVVEVARHPDAVSVVTGIVGCAGLKPTVAAIEAGKDICLANKETLIAGGPFVLPLAHKYNVKILPADSEHSAIFQCIQGLPDGALRRIILTASGGAFRDWPVDKLKEVKVADALKHPNWNMGKKITVDSATLFNKGLEVIEAHYLFGADYDNIEIVIHPQSIIHSMVETQDSSVLAQLGWPDMRLPILYTMSWPDRIYCSEITWPRLDLCKLGSLTFKAPDNVKYPSMDLAYAAGRAGGTMTGVLSAANEKAVEMFINEKISYLEIFKIVELTCDKHREEMVASPSLEEIIHYDLWARDYAASLQPSSGLSPVLA; encoded by the exons ATGGCGCTTAATATGCTTTCCCCTGCTGAAATCAAGGCCATCTCCTTCTTAGATTCTACCAAGTCCAACCATCTTCATAAGTTTCCAG GTGGTTTCAGCTCGAAGAGGAAGGATTTTGGGGCAGCATTTGCGAGGAAAGTGCAGTGTTCGGCCCAGCCTCCTCCACCAGCCTGGCCAGGAAGAGCTTTTCCAGAGCCAGGCCGTAAGACTTGGGATGGTCCTAAGCCTATTTCAATCGTTGGATCCACCGGCTCCATTGGAACTCAG ACACTGGACATAGTGGCAGAGAATCCAGATAAATTCAGAGTTGTTGCTCTTGCAGCTGGTTCAAATGTTACTCTTCTTGCTGATCAG GTGAAGACTTTCAAACCTCAACTTGTTGCTGTTAGGAATGAGTCAGTAGTTGATGAACTCAAAGAGGCTTTGGCTGATGTTGAAGAAAAGCCTGAGATTATTCCTGGGGAGGAAGGAGTTGTTGAG GTTGCTCGCCATCCAGATGCTGTCAGTGTAGTTACAGGAATAGTAGGATGTGCAGGTTTAAAG CCTACTGTTGCTGCAATAGAAGCCGGAAAAGACATATGCTTGGCCAATAAAGAGACGTTAATTGCTGGAGGTCCTTTTGTCCTTCCTCTGGCTCACAAATATAATGTAAAAATTCTTCCAGCTGATTCAGAACATTCTGCCATATTTCAG TGTATTCAGGGCCTGCCAGATGGTGCACTGCGGCGAATTATTTTAACTGCTTCTGGTGGAGCTTTCAG GGACTGGCCTGTTGATAAATTGAAAGAAGTTAAAGTAGCTGATGCTTTAAAGCATCCTAATTGGAATATGGGGAAAAAGATTACTGTGGACTCTGCTACCCTTTTCAATAAG GGTTTAGAAGTCATTGAAGCCCATTATTTGTTTGGAGCTGACTATGATAATATTGAGATAGTAATTCATCCACAATCTATAATACATTCAATGGTTGAAACACAG GATTCATCTGTTCTTGCACAGCTGGGGTGGCCTGATATGCGCTTACCAATCCTATACACTATGTCATGGCCGGATAGGATATACTGCTCTGAAATAACCTGGCCTCGCCTTGATCTTTGCAA GCTTGGGTCTCTAACATTTAAAGCTCCTGACAATGTAAAATACCCATCAATGGATCTAGCCTATGCTGCTGGACGAGCTGGAGGCACAATGACCGGAGTGCTAAGTGCTGCTAACGAGAAAGCCGTAGAGATGTTCATCAACGAAAA GATCAGCTACCTTGAGATTTTCAAGATTGTGGAGCTAACATGTGATAAACATAGAGAGGAAATGGTGGCCTCACCTTCTCTCGAGGAAATTATACATTACGACTTGTGGGCACGAGACTATGCTGCTAGTTTGCAACCCTCTTCTGGTCTAAGCCCTGTTCTTGCATGA
- the LOC110599997 gene encoding peroxisomal membrane protein PEX14 isoform X1, with amino-acid sequence MATESSPPPSSPPDDKPQTPAAELAQPTNEIQQHAREEAPKQSSPSVFVNSEPMREEQVSNAVKFLSHPKVRGSPVMYRRSFLERKGLTKEEIDEAFRRVPDPPPSTQATGTNQEAQVKSTSNVQPPAQTQAHQPAAAAPTGAISSVGTLRSRFHWYHVVFALGLLTASGAGTIVLIKNAVIPRLKSWIRKVVLEEEEEEEDPEKKANVKPSLAEEAAAAAKAAAAAAADVAKASQEMLNSKNEERRYFNEFMSLLDVQVQEMKSMNTTIRKLEGQTNNLGRTSLVDQEDYPPSVANHPKVSETQQTYMNGKVESDLRPVTSSSAPTSAEPSVAPHPKSYMEIMAMVQRGERPANIRDINDQPPNPNQQISNTRLVPKNKPWETGQRQTNNSSQLQVNGEGLNSKVQDNGVTYQFDSESTTPWWQQKNARITEIESEDLKDGPYGARTNEPTVQRTWVPPQPPPVAMPEAAEAIRRPKSSVQKEQLPEDQSASHSTEVTDELQRITKISESGSAEVNVVGSELSSSEIQEE; translated from the exons ATGGCTACTGAGTCTTCGCCTCCACCTTCCAGTCCTCCCGATGACAAACCCCAAACTCCAG CTGCAGAGCTGGCACAGCCAACAAATGAGATTCAACAACATGCCAGAGAAGAGGCACCTAAACAAAGTTCACCATCTGTCTTTGTGAACTCGGAACCAATGCGAGAGGAGCAAGTATCTAATGCTGTAAAATTTCTCTCACACCCAAAAGTTAGGGGTTCTCCTGTCATGTATAGGCGATCTTTCCTTGAGAGGAAGGGCCTCACAAAGGAGGAGATTGATGAAGCTTTTCGTCGTGTGCCa GACCCTCCTCCAAGCACACAGGCAACTGGTACAAATCAag AGGCGCAAGTGAAATCAACATCCAATGTTCAGCCACCTGCCCAAACACAAGCCCATCAGCCTGCAGCAGCTGCTCCCACTGGTGCCATTTCCTCTGTGGGGACTTTACGATCCCGATTTCACTGGTATCATGTTGTTTTTGCTCTAGGATTACTGACTGCTTCAGGTGCTGGAACAATTGTATTAATTAAG AATGCTGTTATCCCTAGATTGAAGTCTTGGATACGCAAGGTTGTattggaagaagaagaagaagaagaagacccaGAGAAGAAAGCTAATGTGAAGCCAAGTTTGGCTGAAGAGGCAGCAGCAGCTGCAAAAGCAGCAGCTGCGGCAGCGGCTGATGTTGCAAAAGCAAGCCAAGAAATGTTGAATTCAAAAAATGAAG AGAGAAGATACTTCAATGAATTTATGAGTTTGTTGGATGTGCAAGTTCAGGAAATGAAATCAATGAACACTACAATACGTAAATTGGAAG GACAAACTAATAACCTTGGAAGAACCTCTCTTGTTGATCAAGAAGATTATCCACCTTCCGTGGCAAATCATCCTAAGGTGAGTGAAACACAG CAAACCTATATGAATGGGAAGGTGGAGTCTGATTTGCGGCCAG TGACATCTTCATCTGCCCCCACATCTGCTGAACCCTCTGTTGCACCACACCCGAAGTCATATATGGAG ATCATGGCAATGGTCCAAAGAGGAGAGAGACCTGCTAATATCAGA GATATCAATGATCAACCACCCAACCCAAACCAGCAAATTTCAAACACTCGCTTAGTGCCAAAGAATAAG CCTTGGGAGACTGGTCAACGTCAAACTAACAATTCAAGCCAACTACAAGTAAATGGAGAAGGTTTGAATTCCAAGGTACAAGACAATGGTGTGACCTATCAGTTTGATAGTGAGAGTACCACACCTTGGTGGCAGCAGAAGAATGCCAGAATCACAGAGATTGAAAGTGAAGATCTCAAGGATGGACCTTATGGGGCACGAACTAATGAACCAACAGTTCAGCGTACATGGGTTCCTCCCCAACCACCCCCTGTTGCAATGCCTGAAGCAGCAGAAGCCATCCGACGGCCAAAATCATCTGTTCAGAAAGAACAGTTGCCAGAGGATCAGTCTGCATCTCATTCAACAGAGGTAACAGATGAGTTGCAGAGGATAACAAAAATATCTGAATCAGGGAGTGCAGAGGTCAATGTTGTGGGATCAGAGCTGAGCTCAAGTGAGATACAGGAAGAGTAA
- the LOC110630849 gene encoding 1-deoxy-D-xylulose 5-phosphate reductoisomerase, chloroplastic isoform X3 — translation MALNMLSPAEIKAISFLDSTKSNHLHKFPGGFSSKRKDFGAAFARKVQCSAQPPPPAWPGRAFPEPGRKTWDGPKPISIVGSTGSIGTQTLDIVAENPDKFRVVALAAGSNVTLLADQVKTFKPQLVAVRNESVVDELKEALADVEEKPEIIPGEEGVVEVARHPDAVSVVTGIVGCAGLKPTVAAIEAGKDICLANKETLIAGGPFVLPLAHKYNVKILPADSEHSAIFQCIQGLPDGALRRIILTASGGAFRDWPVDKLKEVKVADALKHPNWNMGKKITVDSATLFNKGLEVIEAHYLFGADYDNIEIVIHPQSIIHSMVETQDSSVLAQLGWPDMRLPILYTMSWPDRIYCSEITWPRLDLCKISYLEIFKIVELTCDKHREEMVASPSLEEIIHYDLWARDYAASLQPSSGLSPVLA, via the exons ATGGCGCTTAATATGCTTTCCCCTGCTGAAATCAAGGCCATCTCCTTCTTAGATTCTACCAAGTCCAACCATCTTCATAAGTTTCCAG GTGGTTTCAGCTCGAAGAGGAAGGATTTTGGGGCAGCATTTGCGAGGAAAGTGCAGTGTTCGGCCCAGCCTCCTCCACCAGCCTGGCCAGGAAGAGCTTTTCCAGAGCCAGGCCGTAAGACTTGGGATGGTCCTAAGCCTATTTCAATCGTTGGATCCACCGGCTCCATTGGAACTCAG ACACTGGACATAGTGGCAGAGAATCCAGATAAATTCAGAGTTGTTGCTCTTGCAGCTGGTTCAAATGTTACTCTTCTTGCTGATCAG GTGAAGACTTTCAAACCTCAACTTGTTGCTGTTAGGAATGAGTCAGTAGTTGATGAACTCAAAGAGGCTTTGGCTGATGTTGAAGAAAAGCCTGAGATTATTCCTGGGGAGGAAGGAGTTGTTGAG GTTGCTCGCCATCCAGATGCTGTCAGTGTAGTTACAGGAATAGTAGGATGTGCAGGTTTAAAG CCTACTGTTGCTGCAATAGAAGCCGGAAAAGACATATGCTTGGCCAATAAAGAGACGTTAATTGCTGGAGGTCCTTTTGTCCTTCCTCTGGCTCACAAATATAATGTAAAAATTCTTCCAGCTGATTCAGAACATTCTGCCATATTTCAG TGTATTCAGGGCCTGCCAGATGGTGCACTGCGGCGAATTATTTTAACTGCTTCTGGTGGAGCTTTCAG GGACTGGCCTGTTGATAAATTGAAAGAAGTTAAAGTAGCTGATGCTTTAAAGCATCCTAATTGGAATATGGGGAAAAAGATTACTGTGGACTCTGCTACCCTTTTCAATAAG GGTTTAGAAGTCATTGAAGCCCATTATTTGTTTGGAGCTGACTATGATAATATTGAGATAGTAATTCATCCACAATCTATAATACATTCAATGGTTGAAACACAG GATTCATCTGTTCTTGCACAGCTGGGGTGGCCTGATATGCGCTTACCAATCCTATACACTATGTCATGGCCGGATAGGATATACTGCTCTGAAATAACCTGGCCTCGCCTTGATCTTTGCAA GATCAGCTACCTTGAGATTTTCAAGATTGTGGAGCTAACATGTGATAAACATAGAGAGGAAATGGTGGCCTCACCTTCTCTCGAGGAAATTATACATTACGACTTGTGGGCACGAGACTATGCTGCTAGTTTGCAACCCTCTTCTGGTCTAAGCCCTGTTCTTGCATGA
- the LOC110599997 gene encoding peroxisomal membrane protein PEX14 isoform X2, with the protein MATESSPPPSSPPDDKPQTPELAQPTNEIQQHAREEAPKQSSPSVFVNSEPMREEQVSNAVKFLSHPKVRGSPVMYRRSFLERKGLTKEEIDEAFRRVPDPPPSTQATGTNQEAQVKSTSNVQPPAQTQAHQPAAAAPTGAISSVGTLRSRFHWYHVVFALGLLTASGAGTIVLIKNAVIPRLKSWIRKVVLEEEEEEEDPEKKANVKPSLAEEAAAAAKAAAAAAADVAKASQEMLNSKNEERRYFNEFMSLLDVQVQEMKSMNTTIRKLEGQTNNLGRTSLVDQEDYPPSVANHPKVSETQQTYMNGKVESDLRPVTSSSAPTSAEPSVAPHPKSYMEIMAMVQRGERPANIRDINDQPPNPNQQISNTRLVPKNKPWETGQRQTNNSSQLQVNGEGLNSKVQDNGVTYQFDSESTTPWWQQKNARITEIESEDLKDGPYGARTNEPTVQRTWVPPQPPPVAMPEAAEAIRRPKSSVQKEQLPEDQSASHSTEVTDELQRITKISESGSAEVNVVGSELSSSEIQEE; encoded by the exons ATGGCTACTGAGTCTTCGCCTCCACCTTCCAGTCCTCCCGATGACAAACCCCAAACTCCAG AGCTGGCACAGCCAACAAATGAGATTCAACAACATGCCAGAGAAGAGGCACCTAAACAAAGTTCACCATCTGTCTTTGTGAACTCGGAACCAATGCGAGAGGAGCAAGTATCTAATGCTGTAAAATTTCTCTCACACCCAAAAGTTAGGGGTTCTCCTGTCATGTATAGGCGATCTTTCCTTGAGAGGAAGGGCCTCACAAAGGAGGAGATTGATGAAGCTTTTCGTCGTGTGCCa GACCCTCCTCCAAGCACACAGGCAACTGGTACAAATCAag AGGCGCAAGTGAAATCAACATCCAATGTTCAGCCACCTGCCCAAACACAAGCCCATCAGCCTGCAGCAGCTGCTCCCACTGGTGCCATTTCCTCTGTGGGGACTTTACGATCCCGATTTCACTGGTATCATGTTGTTTTTGCTCTAGGATTACTGACTGCTTCAGGTGCTGGAACAATTGTATTAATTAAG AATGCTGTTATCCCTAGATTGAAGTCTTGGATACGCAAGGTTGTattggaagaagaagaagaagaagaagacccaGAGAAGAAAGCTAATGTGAAGCCAAGTTTGGCTGAAGAGGCAGCAGCAGCTGCAAAAGCAGCAGCTGCGGCAGCGGCTGATGTTGCAAAAGCAAGCCAAGAAATGTTGAATTCAAAAAATGAAG AGAGAAGATACTTCAATGAATTTATGAGTTTGTTGGATGTGCAAGTTCAGGAAATGAAATCAATGAACACTACAATACGTAAATTGGAAG GACAAACTAATAACCTTGGAAGAACCTCTCTTGTTGATCAAGAAGATTATCCACCTTCCGTGGCAAATCATCCTAAGGTGAGTGAAACACAG CAAACCTATATGAATGGGAAGGTGGAGTCTGATTTGCGGCCAG TGACATCTTCATCTGCCCCCACATCTGCTGAACCCTCTGTTGCACCACACCCGAAGTCATATATGGAG ATCATGGCAATGGTCCAAAGAGGAGAGAGACCTGCTAATATCAGA GATATCAATGATCAACCACCCAACCCAAACCAGCAAATTTCAAACACTCGCTTAGTGCCAAAGAATAAG CCTTGGGAGACTGGTCAACGTCAAACTAACAATTCAAGCCAACTACAAGTAAATGGAGAAGGTTTGAATTCCAAGGTACAAGACAATGGTGTGACCTATCAGTTTGATAGTGAGAGTACCACACCTTGGTGGCAGCAGAAGAATGCCAGAATCACAGAGATTGAAAGTGAAGATCTCAAGGATGGACCTTATGGGGCACGAACTAATGAACCAACAGTTCAGCGTACATGGGTTCCTCCCCAACCACCCCCTGTTGCAATGCCTGAAGCAGCAGAAGCCATCCGACGGCCAAAATCATCTGTTCAGAAAGAACAGTTGCCAGAGGATCAGTCTGCATCTCATTCAACAGAGGTAACAGATGAGTTGCAGAGGATAACAAAAATATCTGAATCAGGGAGTGCAGAGGTCAATGTTGTGGGATCAGAGCTGAGCTCAAGTGAGATACAGGAAGAGTAA
- the LOC110599997 gene encoding peroxisomal membrane protein PEX14 isoform X3, with the protein MATESSPPPSSPPDDKPQTPAAELAQPTNEIQQHAREEAPKQSSPSVFVNSEPMREEQVSNAVKFLSHPKVRGSPVMYRRSFLERKGLTKEEIDEAFRRVPDPPPSTQATGTNQEAQVKSTSNVQPPAQTQAHQPAAAAPTGAISSVGTLRSRFHWYHVVFALGLLTASGAGTIVLIKNAVIPRLKSWIRKVVLEEEEEEEDPEKKANVKPSLAEEAAAAAKAAAAAAADVAKASQEMLNSKNEERRYFNEFMSLLDVQVQEMKSMNTTIRKLEGQTNNLGRTSLVDQEDYPPSVANHPKQTYMNGKVESDLRPVTSSSAPTSAEPSVAPHPKSYMEIMAMVQRGERPANIRDINDQPPNPNQQISNTRLVPKNKPWETGQRQTNNSSQLQVNGEGLNSKVQDNGVTYQFDSESTTPWWQQKNARITEIESEDLKDGPYGARTNEPTVQRTWVPPQPPPVAMPEAAEAIRRPKSSVQKEQLPEDQSASHSTEVTDELQRITKISESGSAEVNVVGSELSSSEIQEE; encoded by the exons ATGGCTACTGAGTCTTCGCCTCCACCTTCCAGTCCTCCCGATGACAAACCCCAAACTCCAG CTGCAGAGCTGGCACAGCCAACAAATGAGATTCAACAACATGCCAGAGAAGAGGCACCTAAACAAAGTTCACCATCTGTCTTTGTGAACTCGGAACCAATGCGAGAGGAGCAAGTATCTAATGCTGTAAAATTTCTCTCACACCCAAAAGTTAGGGGTTCTCCTGTCATGTATAGGCGATCTTTCCTTGAGAGGAAGGGCCTCACAAAGGAGGAGATTGATGAAGCTTTTCGTCGTGTGCCa GACCCTCCTCCAAGCACACAGGCAACTGGTACAAATCAag AGGCGCAAGTGAAATCAACATCCAATGTTCAGCCACCTGCCCAAACACAAGCCCATCAGCCTGCAGCAGCTGCTCCCACTGGTGCCATTTCCTCTGTGGGGACTTTACGATCCCGATTTCACTGGTATCATGTTGTTTTTGCTCTAGGATTACTGACTGCTTCAGGTGCTGGAACAATTGTATTAATTAAG AATGCTGTTATCCCTAGATTGAAGTCTTGGATACGCAAGGTTGTattggaagaagaagaagaagaagaagacccaGAGAAGAAAGCTAATGTGAAGCCAAGTTTGGCTGAAGAGGCAGCAGCAGCTGCAAAAGCAGCAGCTGCGGCAGCGGCTGATGTTGCAAAAGCAAGCCAAGAAATGTTGAATTCAAAAAATGAAG AGAGAAGATACTTCAATGAATTTATGAGTTTGTTGGATGTGCAAGTTCAGGAAATGAAATCAATGAACACTACAATACGTAAATTGGAAG GACAAACTAATAACCTTGGAAGAACCTCTCTTGTTGATCAAGAAGATTATCCACCTTCCGTGGCAAATCATCCTAAG CAAACCTATATGAATGGGAAGGTGGAGTCTGATTTGCGGCCAG TGACATCTTCATCTGCCCCCACATCTGCTGAACCCTCTGTTGCACCACACCCGAAGTCATATATGGAG ATCATGGCAATGGTCCAAAGAGGAGAGAGACCTGCTAATATCAGA GATATCAATGATCAACCACCCAACCCAAACCAGCAAATTTCAAACACTCGCTTAGTGCCAAAGAATAAG CCTTGGGAGACTGGTCAACGTCAAACTAACAATTCAAGCCAACTACAAGTAAATGGAGAAGGTTTGAATTCCAAGGTACAAGACAATGGTGTGACCTATCAGTTTGATAGTGAGAGTACCACACCTTGGTGGCAGCAGAAGAATGCCAGAATCACAGAGATTGAAAGTGAAGATCTCAAGGATGGACCTTATGGGGCACGAACTAATGAACCAACAGTTCAGCGTACATGGGTTCCTCCCCAACCACCCCCTGTTGCAATGCCTGAAGCAGCAGAAGCCATCCGACGGCCAAAATCATCTGTTCAGAAAGAACAGTTGCCAGAGGATCAGTCTGCATCTCATTCAACAGAGGTAACAGATGAGTTGCAGAGGATAACAAAAATATCTGAATCAGGGAGTGCAGAGGTCAATGTTGTGGGATCAGAGCTGAGCTCAAGTGAGATACAGGAAGAGTAA